A portion of the Streptomyces sp. NBC_01335 genome contains these proteins:
- a CDS encoding S8 family serine peptidase, producing the protein MTFSAPSVSGRARPARQGRTLLLIATSVALVSGVMLPTAGSASASPHSVTPQAPAAHTRQTDEPQSHDITLVTGDVVHYVEGAGAGDRGTVTVDRPHGATGGVHVQQAGGDLYVLPDEATSLLAAGRLDRRLFDITTLVEMGYDDEGTGGIPLIATYPQGVARSLPATPDGARKVRTLESIHGAALTADKTDACTFWDSISRTQSARSLDAGISKLWLDGRSTAQLSESVPQINAPAAWAEGYDGTGIKVAVLDTGIDADHPDVKDRILESKSFVPGEDVDDKNGHGTHVASTVAGSGAASGGLNKGVAPGAGLLIGKVLGNSGEGADSGIIEAMEWAKAEGADVVSMSLGAQVPDDGSDPMAQAVNALSADGGPLFVIAAGNSYGAGTISAPGSAAEALTVAAVDKQDNRAPFSSMGPLINTHGLKPDLSAPGVGINAAASQSVPGMEGMYQSMDGTSMATPHIAGAAAVLKQRHPDWSGSRLKDALMSSSKQLPAYTPYEQGTGRVDVKAAVDTTIVATGSVEVADYAWPHDASDEVARRTLTYTNTGKQDVTLHLATDTDSAAYTLSTSELTVPAGSTATAVLSIDPAKVDAGTLFSGQVLATDATGATAAHTGFAVSKEEERYDLTIQLRDRAGQPADGQVVFAALEDPNLSVVNVSGSTTLRLPPGNYTAWTALDIDGDRADSKALAFLAAPETILTDGPRTITLDASKAHKISTRAPQESETRQLRYDMARTAPSGLVQRDLYQIPLAYDELWAAPTKKVTQGTFSFLTRWRLGEEQIDVTADGTDVPVTVQGGSVVAEDREQKLAAVYAGDGSAAAYKGLGAKGKAVVIDRSDTVAPADRLANAVAAGASALFVVNDGRGVALETYTDWGTETTIPVASAQKLAGQALIKAARRGKKISVDQKKFADYVYDFVDRHDGTIPDRSLAFTPSTRQLAKVENTFYGARKTLGAGYRYDIPDYGPGVGFEEYEQFPGVRDEWVTPLPGDSFWYENHSVFNAEATDTAAEMRSTDLDYTAGRTYKDDWFAPVTSPRLGTGYWGPFRTSYNDMQFNISAWTDSGEGHSGSMPSDEYDTTSYAFYQGDTLIKKGAGRAGYAWDLSPEKLPYRLVLDSRRDAETWKSSTRTHSEWSFLSGQLDAGEAGYAQSDIPLIQLDFDVDTDLAGDVKAGKEVELGLGAGTQAWLDGAVKATSASLQVSYDDGAKWSTVKLRRTASGQWAATFTPPKKGASSVSLKAHAEGPDGLAVDQEIIRAFGLK; encoded by the coding sequence ATGACATTTTCAGCCCCCTCCGTTTCCGGCCGGGCGAGACCCGCTCGTCAGGGACGCACGCTCCTGCTCATAGCGACTTCCGTCGCACTCGTGAGCGGTGTCATGCTCCCCACCGCTGGTTCCGCTTCCGCGTCCCCCCACTCGGTGACCCCCCAGGCCCCGGCCGCCCACACCCGGCAGACGGACGAACCGCAGAGCCACGACATCACCCTCGTCACCGGCGACGTGGTGCACTACGTCGAGGGCGCCGGAGCCGGCGACCGCGGCACCGTCACCGTCGACCGCCCGCACGGCGCGACCGGCGGCGTCCATGTGCAGCAGGCAGGCGGCGACCTCTACGTCCTGCCCGACGAGGCCACCTCCCTCCTCGCCGCCGGGAGGCTCGACCGCAGGCTCTTCGACATCACCACGCTGGTCGAGATGGGGTACGACGACGAGGGGACCGGCGGCATCCCACTGATCGCCACCTACCCGCAGGGCGTGGCGCGTTCGCTGCCCGCCACACCGGACGGCGCCAGGAAGGTGCGCACCCTGGAGTCGATCCACGGGGCGGCGCTCACCGCCGACAAGACCGACGCCTGCACCTTCTGGGACAGCATCTCCCGTACACAGAGCGCCCGTTCGCTGGACGCGGGTATCTCCAAGCTCTGGCTCGACGGTCGTTCGACGGCGCAGCTCTCGGAGTCGGTGCCGCAGATCAACGCACCCGCCGCCTGGGCGGAGGGATACGACGGAACGGGTATCAAGGTCGCGGTCCTGGACACCGGCATCGACGCCGACCACCCGGACGTCAAGGACCGCATCCTGGAGTCGAAGAGCTTCGTCCCCGGCGAGGACGTGGACGACAAGAACGGCCACGGCACGCACGTGGCCTCGACCGTGGCCGGTTCCGGCGCGGCCTCCGGCGGGCTGAACAAGGGCGTCGCCCCGGGTGCCGGGCTGCTGATCGGCAAGGTGCTCGGGAACAGCGGCGAAGGTGCCGACTCCGGCATCATCGAGGCGATGGAGTGGGCGAAGGCCGAAGGCGCCGACGTCGTCTCCATGAGCCTCGGCGCCCAGGTGCCGGACGACGGCAGCGACCCGATGGCCCAGGCGGTCAACGCGCTCTCGGCCGACGGCGGGCCGCTCTTCGTCATCGCGGCCGGCAACTCCTACGGCGCCGGCACCATCAGCGCGCCCGGCTCGGCGGCCGAGGCGCTCACCGTCGCCGCCGTCGACAAGCAGGACAACCGCGCGCCCTTCTCCTCCATGGGCCCGCTGATCAACACCCACGGCCTGAAGCCGGACCTGTCCGCCCCGGGCGTAGGCATCAACGCCGCGGCCTCCCAGTCGGTTCCCGGCATGGAGGGCATGTACCAGTCGATGGACGGTACGTCGATGGCGACCCCTCACATCGCCGGTGCCGCCGCCGTCCTCAAGCAGCGCCACCCCGACTGGTCCGGCAGCCGGCTCAAGGACGCGCTGATGAGCTCGTCCAAGCAGCTCCCCGCGTACACCCCGTACGAGCAGGGCACCGGACGCGTCGACGTGAAGGCAGCGGTCGACACCACGATCGTGGCCACCGGCTCCGTCGAGGTCGCCGACTACGCCTGGCCGCACGACGCCTCCGACGAGGTGGCGCGGCGGACCCTCACGTACACCAACACCGGCAAGCAGGACGTCACCCTGCACCTGGCGACCGACACGGACTCCGCGGCGTACACCCTCTCCACCTCGGAGCTGACCGTCCCGGCGGGCTCCACCGCGACGGCCGTGCTCTCGATCGATCCGGCCAAGGTCGACGCGGGCACCCTCTTCTCGGGCCAGGTCCTCGCCACCGACGCGACCGGTGCGACCGCCGCCCACACGGGCTTCGCCGTCAGCAAGGAGGAGGAGCGCTACGACCTCACCATCCAGCTCCGTGACCGTGCGGGCCAACCGGCTGACGGACAGGTCGTGTTCGCCGCGCTCGAAGACCCGAACCTGAGCGTCGTCAACGTCTCCGGCTCCACCACACTGCGGCTCCCGCCGGGCAACTACACCGCCTGGACCGCGCTCGATATCGACGGCGACCGCGCCGACTCCAAGGCGCTCGCCTTCCTCGCCGCACCCGAGACGATCCTCACGGACGGCCCGCGGACCATCACCCTCGACGCGTCGAAGGCCCACAAGATCAGCACGCGCGCCCCGCAGGAGTCCGAGACCCGCCAGCTCCGCTACGACATGGCCCGGACGGCACCCAGCGGCCTGGTCCAGCGCGACCTCTACCAGATCCCCCTGGCCTACGACGAGTTGTGGGCCGCGCCCACCAAGAAGGTCACCCAGGGCACCTTCAGCTTCCTGACCCGCTGGCGCCTGGGCGAGGAGCAGATCGACGTCACGGCCGACGGGACCGATGTCCCCGTCACCGTGCAGGGCGGCTCCGTCGTCGCCGAGGACCGCGAGCAGAAGCTGGCCGCCGTCTATGCCGGCGACGGAAGTGCCGCCGCCTACAAGGGGCTTGGCGCCAAGGGCAAGGCTGTGGTCATCGACCGCAGCGACACCGTCGCCCCCGCCGACCGGCTCGCCAACGCGGTCGCCGCAGGAGCCTCGGCACTCTTCGTCGTCAACGACGGCCGAGGTGTCGCCTTGGAGACCTACACCGACTGGGGCACCGAGACCACCATCCCGGTGGCCTCCGCCCAGAAGCTCGCCGGTCAGGCCCTGATCAAGGCAGCCCGGCGCGGCAAGAAGATCAGCGTCGACCAGAAGAAGTTCGCCGACTACGTCTACGACTTCGTCGACCGCCACGACGGCACCATCCCCGACCGCTCCCTGGCGTTCACCCCGTCCACCCGCCAACTGGCCAAGGTGGAGAACACCTTCTACGGCGCCAGGAAGACGCTCGGAGCCGGCTACCGCTACGACATCCCGGATTACGGACCGGGCGTCGGCTTCGAGGAGTACGAGCAGTTCCCGGGCGTTCGCGACGAGTGGGTCACCCCGCTGCCGGGCGACTCCTTCTGGTACGAGAACCACTCCGTCTTCAACGCGGAGGCCACCGACACCGCCGCCGAGATGCGCAGCACCGACCTCGACTACACGGCCGGCCGCACCTACAAGGACGACTGGTTCGCCCCGGTGACGAGTCCCCGCCTCGGCACCGGCTACTGGGGCCCGTTCCGTACCTCGTACAACGACATGCAGTTCAACATCAGCGCGTGGACCGACTCGGGCGAGGGGCACTCGGGCTCGATGCCCTCGGACGAGTACGACACCACGAGCTACGCCTTCTACCAGGGGGACACCCTGATCAAGAAGGGGGCGGGCCGGGCCGGTTACGCCTGGGACCTCTCGCCCGAGAAGCTGCCGTACCGACTGGTCCTCGACTCCCGCCGCGACGCGGAGACCTGGAAGTCCTCCACCCGCACGCACAGCGAGTGGTCGTTCCTCTCGGGTCAGCTCGACGCGGGCGAGGCCGGTTACGCGCAGAGCGACATCCCGCTGATCCAGCTGGACTTCGACGTCGACACCGACCTCGCCGGTGACGTGAAGGCTGGCAAAGAGGTCGAACTCGGCCTCGGGGCCGGGACGCAGGCCTGGCTGGACGGCGCGGTGAAGGCAACGTCCGCCTCGTTGCAGGTCAGTTACGACGACGGGGCCAAGTGGAGCACCGTCAAGCTGCGCAGGACCGCGTCCGGCCAGTGGGCCGCGACGTTCACCCCGCCGAAGAAGGGGGCCTCCTCGGTCTCCCTCAAGGCGCACGCCGAGGGCCCGGACGGCCTCGCCGTGGACCAGGAGATCATCCGGGCGTTCGGCCTGAAGTGA
- a CDS encoding class I SAM-dependent methyltransferase has translation MRDFVVDPVAHNRAAWDKYVQEGNEWSRPVSPEDVERARTGDWSIVLIGHEPVDRSWLPADLTGKDVLCLASGGGQQGPVLAAAGARVTVFDNSPRQLGQDRMVAARDGLELRTVLGDMRDLGAFGDAAFDVVFHPVSNLFVPDVAPVWRECFRVLRPGGTLLAGFLNPDAYLFDHEALDERGELVVVHKLPYSDVTQYSAEERAAKFGADAALEYSHTLTGQIGGQLAAGFVLTGFAEAPHQSDASAPYLSGYFATRAVKPG, from the coding sequence GTGCGGGACTTTGTTGTCGACCCCGTTGCCCACAATCGGGCGGCCTGGGACAAGTACGTCCAGGAGGGCAACGAGTGGTCGAGACCGGTGAGCCCTGAGGACGTCGAGCGCGCCCGCACGGGCGACTGGTCGATCGTCCTCATCGGGCACGAGCCGGTCGACCGCTCCTGGCTGCCGGCGGACCTCACCGGCAAGGACGTGTTGTGCCTGGCCTCAGGCGGCGGCCAGCAGGGTCCGGTCCTCGCCGCCGCGGGGGCGCGGGTCACCGTGTTCGACAACTCGCCCCGCCAGCTCGGCCAGGACCGGATGGTGGCGGCGCGCGACGGACTCGAGCTGCGCACGGTCCTGGGCGACATGCGCGATCTCGGTGCCTTCGGCGACGCGGCGTTCGACGTCGTGTTCCATCCGGTGTCCAACCTGTTCGTACCGGACGTGGCACCGGTGTGGCGCGAGTGCTTCCGCGTCCTGCGGCCGGGCGGAACCCTGCTCGCGGGCTTCCTCAACCCTGATGCGTACTTGTTCGACCACGAGGCGCTCGACGAGCGCGGCGAGCTGGTCGTCGTGCACAAACTGCCCTACAGCGACGTCACGCAGTACTCCGCCGAGGAACGCGCCGCGAAGTTCGGCGCTGATGCCGCTCTTGAGTACAGCCACACCCTCACCGGCCAGATCGGCGGGCAACTCGCCGCGGGGTTCGTCCTCACCGGCTTCGCGGAAGCACCGCACCAGTCCGACGCGTCCGCTCCCTACCTGTCGGGCTATTTCGCGACGCGGGCCGTCAAGCCGGGCTGA
- a CDS encoding peptidoglycan-binding protein → MPRPPSAPVRRRASAAALAALTVAAVVAAGQPALASAAPDPTANSLNRAFARAAGEYGVPRDLLAAVGYGESHFDGHQGLPSQDNGYGVMHLVSNPTNRSLEKAAALTGASAAQLRENTATNVLGGAAVLRSYADSLGLDRDERLDVDSWYPAVARYGGAEGPAAALYADTVYSFLAGGLRAKTPGGEEITVTSRPVSPEKGDLAPSDVSTRSTDYPSALWVPASTTNYKSGRTADIDKVVIHVTQGSYAGSISWFQDPAAVVSAHYVIRSSDGQITQMVRDSDTAYHAKSANASSLGIEHEGWIDDPTWFTDAMYRSSAALTRYLCDRHGIVKDRAHIIGHSEAPGNDHTDPGPYWDWTYYMQLVDGSAGGTTDALSFPSYTTQQSGSSGAQVKAVQQLLNTQGYEAGSVDGVFGSATTSAVQAFQRARGLSADGIVGAKTWTALLSAGTTPDLRQGSAGEDVKRLQRSLTAALGTTVSVDGQFGSGTATAVRTFQTGHGLSVDGIVGTATWTALQSGS, encoded by the coding sequence ATGCCCAGACCCCCCTCGGCCCCCGTGCGCCGTCGCGCCTCCGCCGCCGCCCTGGCGGCCCTCACCGTCGCGGCCGTCGTGGCGGCGGGACAGCCGGCCCTGGCCTCGGCCGCGCCGGACCCGACCGCCAATTCCCTGAACCGGGCCTTCGCCCGCGCCGCCGGCGAGTACGGCGTGCCCCGCGACCTGCTCGCGGCGGTCGGTTACGGCGAGTCGCACTTCGACGGGCACCAGGGACTCCCCAGCCAGGACAACGGCTACGGCGTGATGCACCTGGTGAGCAACCCGACCAACCGGTCCCTGGAGAAGGCCGCCGCCCTCACCGGAGCCTCCGCCGCCCAGCTGCGCGAGAACACCGCGACGAACGTCCTCGGCGGCGCGGCCGTGCTCCGCTCGTACGCCGACTCCCTCGGGCTCGACCGGGACGAGCGGCTCGACGTCGACTCCTGGTACCCGGCCGTCGCCCGGTACGGCGGCGCCGAAGGCCCCGCAGCCGCGCTCTACGCGGACACGGTCTACTCCTTCCTGGCCGGCGGTCTGCGCGCCAAGACCCCCGGGGGCGAGGAGATCACCGTCACCTCGCGTCCGGTCTCCCCGGAGAAGGGCGATCTCGCCCCGAGCGACGTGAGCACCCGCTCGACGGACTACCCGTCGGCGCTCTGGGTTCCCGCCAGCACCACCAACTACAAGTCGGGCCGGACGGCGGACATCGACAAGGTCGTCATCCACGTCACCCAGGGCTCGTACGCGGGCTCCATCAGCTGGTTCCAGGACCCCGCGGCCGTGGTCAGCGCCCACTACGTGATCCGCTCCTCGGACGGCCAGATCACCCAGATGGTGCGCGACAGCGACACCGCCTACCACGCGAAGAGCGCCAACGCCTCGTCCCTGGGCATCGAGCACGAGGGCTGGATCGACGATCCGACCTGGTTCACCGACGCGATGTACCGCTCCTCGGCGGCGCTCACCCGCTACCTCTGCGACCGGCACGGCATCGTGAAGGACCGGGCGCACATCATCGGGCACAGCGAGGCGCCCGGCAACGACCACACGGACCCGGGCCCTTACTGGGACTGGACCTACTACATGCAGCTGGTCGACGGCTCCGCCGGCGGGACCACGGACGCGCTGAGCTTCCCCTCCTACACGACCCAGCAGTCGGGCTCCAGTGGCGCCCAGGTGAAGGCCGTGCAGCAGCTCCTCAACACCCAGGGCTACGAGGCGGGTTCGGTGGACGGGGTGTTCGGCTCCGCGACCACGTCGGCGGTCCAGGCCTTCCAGCGGGCCCGCGGGCTGAGCGCGGACGGCATCGTGGGTGCGAAGACCTGGACGGCCCTGCTGTCGGCCGGCACCACTCCCGACCTGCGGCAGGGCAGCGCCGGTGAGGACGTCAAGCGCCTCCAGCGCTCGTTGACGGCGGCCCTCGGCACGACCGTCTCCGTCGACGGGCAGTTCGGATCGGGCACCGCCACCGCCGTGCGCACCTTCCAGACCGGCCACGGGCTGTCGGTGGACGGCATCGTCGGTACGGCGACCTGGACGGCCCTCCAGTCGGGCAGCTGA
- a CDS encoding nitroreductase family protein, translating into MTTETLSTDASATEDPALFATMSTMRAMRRLSPDPVPYETVERLVQAAVWGPSGGNMQAYEYVVVTDRQVMAELAPLWKRCVDAYLATTGKYAPKGMDEAAYGRMVAAIEYQRDHFADTPALVVPCYRFPEPRLDEEGLIASAVALGPVASERLMATQDRFQALAEGSCVYPGVQNLLLAARALGLAANVTIWHLMLEQEWKEVLGIPEEMRTFAAIPVGWPKGNFGPVRRRPVAEVVHRDRW; encoded by the coding sequence ATGACAACGGAAACACTGAGCACGGACGCCTCCGCGACCGAGGATCCCGCCCTCTTCGCCACCATGTCCACCATGCGCGCCATGCGCCGCCTCTCGCCGGACCCGGTGCCGTACGAGACGGTGGAGCGGCTGGTCCAGGCGGCGGTCTGGGGCCCGAGCGGCGGCAACATGCAGGCGTACGAGTACGTCGTGGTGACCGACCGCCAGGTGATGGCGGAGCTCGCGCCGCTGTGGAAGCGGTGCGTGGACGCCTATCTCGCGACGACGGGGAAGTACGCGCCGAAGGGCATGGACGAGGCGGCGTACGGCCGGATGGTCGCGGCGATCGAGTACCAGCGCGACCACTTCGCCGACACGCCCGCGCTCGTCGTGCCGTGCTACCGGTTCCCCGAGCCCCGCCTGGACGAGGAGGGCCTGATCGCCTCCGCCGTGGCGCTGGGGCCGGTGGCGAGCGAGCGCCTGATGGCCACGCAGGACCGCTTCCAGGCTCTGGCGGAGGGCTCCTGCGTCTATCCGGGGGTGCAGAACCTCCTTCTGGCGGCGCGCGCCCTGGGCCTGGCCGCCAACGTCACCATCTGGCACCTGATGCTGGAGCAGGAGTGGAAGGAGGTGCTCGGCATCCCCGAGGAGATGCGGACCTTCGCCGCGATTCCGGTGGGGTGGCCGAAGGGGAACTTCGGCCCCGTCCGCCGCCGCCCGGTCGCCGAGGTCGTGCACCGCGACCGCTGGTAG
- a CDS encoding acyl carrier protein, translating into MSTSEHITDLLVSNFGTDRESIGDDVPLRRLRLDSLALEELRLLIEDRMDVDLEDVEITSRDTVGRLVSAVHDKVTA; encoded by the coding sequence ATGAGCACCTCGGAACACATCACCGACCTGCTGGTGTCGAACTTCGGTACCGACCGCGAGTCGATCGGGGACGATGTGCCGCTCCGTCGGCTACGTCTGGACTCCCTCGCCCTGGAAGAGCTGAGGCTGCTCATCGAGGACCGGATGGACGTCGACCTGGAGGACGTCGAGATCACCTCCCGCGACACCGTCGGCCGGCTCGTCTCCGCCGTGCACGACAAGGTCACCGCGTGA
- a CDS encoding beta-ketoacyl-[acyl-carrier-protein] synthase family protein, with translation MTGRPVPGPWPRPRPEPFHAAVTGIGLITAAGVGTGASWRGVCGEGDEPSVPHRSELEGLPCDFFYTVTGLDTRAELGIAAQRLMDRFSQLAVIAAREAVADAGLAPSVWDSSRVGVVIGSAHGGLPFYDEQHTALGERGARRVSPKLAPLVVVNGAASSVTLDLTVHGPSLAVSTACSSGTVAIGTAHQLLRTGACDIVIAGGAESVCSRLLIASACQMKAVSTRRDDPRSACRPFDTHRDGFVVGEGAGLLVMEHPDHARARGATVRAHVSGYGAASDAFSTVAPEPDGLGVERALRTALADAGLTGADIGHVNAHGTSTVANDLIEATMLHRVLGDQALVTSTKAMTGHTLGAAGGIETALTVLALQHQLVPPTVNLDAPDPEIPVEVVSKEARRHTFDHAAKTSLGFGGHNAALILTRA, from the coding sequence GTGACGGGCCGGCCGGTCCCCGGACCCTGGCCGCGTCCCCGCCCGGAGCCGTTCCACGCCGCCGTGACCGGCATCGGCCTGATCACCGCCGCCGGAGTGGGCACCGGCGCCTCGTGGCGCGGGGTCTGCGGCGAGGGGGACGAACCCTCGGTGCCGCACCGCAGCGAACTCGAAGGGCTGCCCTGCGACTTCTTCTACACCGTCACCGGCCTCGACACCCGGGCCGAACTCGGCATCGCCGCACAGCGGTTGATGGACCGGTTCTCCCAACTCGCCGTCATCGCGGCCCGCGAGGCGGTGGCCGACGCGGGACTCGCCCCCTCGGTCTGGGACAGCTCCCGGGTCGGCGTCGTGATCGGCTCGGCCCACGGCGGACTTCCGTTCTACGACGAGCAGCACACCGCCCTCGGCGAGCGCGGCGCACGCCGGGTCTCGCCGAAGCTCGCCCCTCTCGTCGTCGTCAACGGCGCGGCCAGCAGCGTCACCCTGGACCTCACCGTCCACGGCCCCAGCCTCGCCGTCTCCACCGCCTGCTCCTCCGGCACCGTCGCCATCGGCACGGCGCACCAGCTCCTGCGCACCGGGGCCTGCGACATCGTGATCGCGGGCGGCGCCGAGTCGGTCTGCTCCCGGCTCCTGATCGCCAGCGCCTGCCAGATGAAGGCGGTCTCCACCCGCAGGGACGACCCGCGGTCCGCCTGCCGCCCCTTCGACACCCACCGGGACGGCTTCGTCGTCGGCGAGGGCGCCGGACTGCTGGTCATGGAGCACCCCGACCACGCCCGCGCCCGGGGCGCCACCGTCCGGGCCCACGTCAGCGGCTACGGCGCCGCCAGCGACGCCTTCTCCACCGTCGCGCCCGAGCCCGACGGCCTCGGCGTCGAACGCGCGCTGCGCACCGCCCTCGCGGACGCGGGGCTCACCGGCGCGGACATCGGCCACGTCAACGCGCACGGCACCTCGACCGTCGCCAACGACCTGATCGAGGCGACCATGCTCCACCGGGTCCTCGGCGACCAGGCCCTCGTCACCTCGACGAAGGCGATGACCGGTCACACCCTCGGCGCCGCCGGAGGCATCGAGACGGCCCTCACCGTCCTCGCGCTCCAGCACCAGCTGGTCCCGCCCACCGTCAATCTCGACGCGCCGGACCCGGAGATCCCGGTCGAGGTGGTGAGCAAGGAGGCCAGGCGGCACACCTTCGACCACGCGGCGAAGACCTCGCTGGGCTTCGGCGGCCACAACGCGGCCCTGATTCTGACCCGGGCCTGA
- a CDS encoding alpha/beta fold hydrolase — translation MGEEIIRSLSVRGVPFAYRLLKHGGGPEGPEAAPPAPVPGAGPDGARVPGPGAGPDGARVPGGEHAVTATGRVTEPVVVLGGALQGMYGWPQMDDHLGPLADVVTADLPGMGSAGALPPGPSAVLLREAVTRIVDDLGAPRVNLFGFSYGTAIAFDWARHHPGRVARIALGGVPTHISPTQRDHWQRAVERMTAGDPVGLATLAAEALMCMEPERYVHRGALAQRYVRRSFLHALRTSPHAADSLVRALGDRPDFSGGLTGVPALVFAGEHDTVTSPERQREFAATVEGSRFLTLADADHWVVLERADDVAELAARFFTDRPLPADRRSCAVTRQKHAASGRTGG, via the coding sequence ATGGGCGAGGAGATCATCCGGTCGCTGTCGGTGCGGGGGGTGCCCTTCGCCTACCGCCTGCTGAAGCACGGCGGCGGCCCCGAAGGGCCGGAGGCGGCGCCCCCCGCACCGGTGCCGGGCGCCGGACCGGACGGTGCGCGGGTTCCGGGGCCGGGCGCCGGACCTGACGGGGCTCGTGTGCCGGGGGGCGAGCACGCCGTCACGGCCACCGGCCGCGTGACCGAGCCCGTGGTGGTGCTCGGCGGCGCACTCCAGGGCATGTACGGGTGGCCCCAGATGGACGACCACCTCGGCCCGCTCGCCGACGTGGTGACCGCCGACCTCCCCGGCATGGGGAGCGCCGGCGCACTGCCGCCCGGACCGAGCGCCGTACTGCTCCGTGAGGCGGTCACCCGGATCGTCGACGACCTCGGCGCCCCGCGCGTCAACCTCTTCGGCTTCTCGTACGGCACCGCGATCGCCTTCGACTGGGCCCGCCACCACCCCGGCCGGGTCGCCCGGATCGCCCTCGGCGGGGTCCCCACGCACATCTCCCCGACCCAGCGCGACCACTGGCAGCGGGCGGTGGAACGGATGACCGCCGGCGACCCGGTGGGCCTCGCCACCCTCGCCGCCGAGGCCCTGATGTGCATGGAGCCCGAACGGTACGTCCACCGGGGCGCGTTGGCCCAGCGCTATGTGCGCCGGTCCTTCCTGCACGCGCTGCGCACCTCGCCGCACGCCGCGGACTCGCTGGTACGCGCCCTGGGGGACCGGCCCGACTTCTCCGGTGGGCTCACCGGGGTGCCGGCGCTGGTCTTCGCCGGCGAGCACGACACGGTGACCTCCCCGGAGCGGCAACGGGAGTTCGCCGCGACGGTCGAGGGCAGCCGGTTCCTCACGCTCGCCGACGCCGACCACTGGGTGGTCCTGGAACGCGCGGACGACGTCGCCGAGTTGGCGGCCCGCTTCTTCACCGACCGCCCGCTCCCCGCCGACCGGAGGTCCTGCGCGGTGACCCGGCAGAAGCACGCCGCGTCGGGCCGGACCGGCGGCTGA